The Panacibacter microcysteis DNA window ATTTCTTTTTCTCTTTTACCTTCGCAGCTATGAACCGTCAACAACTTGTGGAGCAGATTAAAGCCAAACGCTCCTTTCTTTGCGTGGGCCTTGATACAGACATTACCAAACTGCCCATGCATTTGCAAAAGCAGCCCGGTGCGCTGTTTGCATTTAACAAAGCCATTATTGATGCTACCAAAGATTACTGTGTATCCTACAAAATAAATACGGCTTTTTACGAAGCTCTCGGGCTGAAAGGATGGGAAGCAATGGAGCAAACCGTTGACTATATTCCGGCCACGCATTTTACCATTGCAGATGCCAAACGCGGTGATATTGGCAACACATCAACACAGTATGCAAAAGCCTTTTTTGAAACACTGAAATTTGATGCGGTTACCGTGGCACCTTATATGGGCGAAGACAGTATTCGCCCTTTTATGGAATACGACAACAAGTTTGTAATTGTACTTGGATTAACCTCTAACAAGGGTGCACGGGATTTTGAACTGCAAAAGATGGGTGACAGTTTTTTATATGAGAAAGTAATTTCAACTGTTGCTATGTGGGGTACACCTGCAAACCTGATGTTTGTTGTTGGT harbors:
- the pyrF gene encoding orotidine-5'-phosphate decarboxylase, which codes for MNRQQLVEQIKAKRSFLCVGLDTDITKLPMHLQKQPGALFAFNKAIIDATKDYCVSYKINTAFYEALGLKGWEAMEQTVDYIPATHFTIADAKRGDIGNTSTQYAKAFFETLKFDAVTVAPYMGEDSIRPFMEYDNKFVIVLGLTSNKGARDFELQKMGDSFLYEKVISTVAMWGTPANLMFVVGATQTSELANIRNMIPDHFLLVPGVGAQGGSLQEVSTVGMNKDCGLLVNASRAIIYASAGEDFAEAAGNVAKDYQQEMSGYLRF